CTTCTTGCGGGCTTTAGGTAGTGATCCCTGGGCTGTGGCTTATGTTGAACCCTGTCGTCGCCCTACGGATGGACGTTATGGGGAAAATCCTAACCGTTTTCAACACTATTATCAGTATCAAGTTTTGATTAAACCCTCTCCTGATAATATCCAAGAAATTTATCTGGATTCTCTGAGGGTTTTAGGGATTCATCCTGAAGATCACGATATCCGTTTTGTGGAAGATAATTGGGAATCTCCTACTTTAGGGGCTTGGGGTGTTGGTTGGGAAGTTTGGTTAGATGGCATGGAAATCACCCAATTTACCTATTTTCAACAGTGTGGAGGTATTGACTGTCGCCCTGTGTCTATAGAAATTACTTATGGGTTGGAACGTTTGGCTATGTATCTCCAAAACGTGGATTCGATTAATAAGATACGCTGGAATGACCAAGTTACCTATGGGGATATCTTTTTACAA
The nucleotide sequence above comes from Gloeocapsa sp. DLM2.Bin57. Encoded proteins:
- the glyQ gene encoding glycine--tRNA ligase subunit alpha, whose product is MSKHFQNIILDLQKFWSDRGCLLAQPYDTEKGAGTMNPHTFLRALGSDPWAVAYVEPCRRPTDGRYGENPNRFQHYYQYQVLIKPSPDNIQEIYLDSLRVLGIHPEDHDIRFVEDNWESPTLGAWGVGWEVWLDGMEITQFTYFQQCGGIDCRPVSIEITYGLERLAMYLQNVDSINKIRWNDQVTYGDIFLQNEIEQCTYNFEASNPDLLFNLFTLYEQEAEQLINKGLVMPSLDYVLKCSHSFNLLDARGVIAVAERTRYIARIRHLARQVAQLYIEQQENLEIPALSYSQD